One Triticum dicoccoides isolate Atlit2015 ecotype Zavitan chromosome 4B, WEW_v2.0, whole genome shotgun sequence genomic window carries:
- the LOC119293860 gene encoding cytochrome b561 and DOMON domain-containing protein At5g47530-like has translation MVRLLLIVAAAVLLSAAGATAQQKGCENATFPAGRSFERCNTLPVLGASLYWTYHAANGTAELAFRATSGSAGWVAWGINPSGAGMPGSNVFVASQNASGVSVLMTVLKSTAPALDNTTLQFDVPVPPTAEYAAGAYTIYTTVALPGNSTQQNTVWQAGPLSGGAILPHPTSGPNLQSLMRLDFLSG, from the coding sequence ATGGTGCGACTCCTCCTAATCGTAGCCGCCGCCGTGCTGCTGTCCGCGGCCGGCGCGACGGCCCAGCAGAAGGGCTGCGAGAACGCGACGTTCCCGGCGGGCAGGTCCTTCGAGCGGTGCAACACCCTGCCCGTGCTCGGGGCCAGCTTGTACTGGACGTACCACGCGGCGAACGGCACCGCGGAGCTCGCGTTCCGCGCGACGTCGGGCAGCGCCGGGTGGGTCGCCTGGGGCATAAACCCCAGCGGCGCCGGCATGCCCGGCAGCAACGTGTTCGTCGCCTCCCAGAACGCCAGCGGCGTGTCGGTGCTCATGACCGTCCTGAAGAGCACGGCCCCGGCCCTGGACAACACCACCCTCCAGTTCGACGTGCCGGTGCCGCCCACCGCGGAGTACGCGGCCGGCGCGTACACGATCTACACGACGGTGGCGCTGCCGGGGAACTCCACGCAGCAGAACACGGTGTGGCAGGCGGGGCCGCTCAGCGGCGGGGCCATATTGCCGCACCCGACATCCGGGCCCAACTTGCAGAGCCTTATGAGGCTGGACTTTCTCTCCGGCTAG